The following are from one region of the Hymenobacter sp. YIM 151858-1 genome:
- a CDS encoding carboxypeptidase-like regulatory domain-containing protein has protein sequence MPTIARFNHLLVCLLLVLVAAFTLPRHAQAQGHRQVVQFTGIVATGDSLLGVPGATVFVPKAGRGTATNAYGYFSIPVLAGDSIVIRSLGYRNQYVVIPPDYPRQSYSVIVQLKEDATVLPEVRVFPYVTEKDFKRAFLALKLPKERGSRTAENLNEDILRRIFQNAPVTSMANYRQTMQMQQLDQQRRMGTAPNPYTNNPLLNPFSWLQLINQIKNGEFKKKD, from the coding sequence ATGCCCACCATTGCCCGATTCAATCATCTGCTAGTGTGCTTGCTGCTCGTGCTGGTAGCTGCCTTTACGCTGCCCCGCCATGCGCAAGCACAAGGGCACCGGCAGGTAGTGCAGTTTACCGGCATCGTAGCCACCGGCGACTCGCTGCTGGGTGTGCCCGGCGCTACGGTGTTTGTGCCCAAAGCCGGCCGCGGTACGGCCACCAACGCCTACGGCTATTTTTCGATACCCGTGCTGGCCGGCGACAGCATCGTGATTCGCTCCCTGGGCTACCGCAACCAGTACGTGGTCATACCGCCCGATTACCCGCGGCAGAGCTACTCCGTGATTGTGCAGCTGAAGGAAGACGCCACCGTGCTGCCCGAGGTGCGCGTGTTTCCGTACGTGACCGAAAAGGATTTCAAGCGCGCTTTCCTGGCCCTGAAGCTGCCCAAAGAGCGCGGCAGCCGCACCGCCGAAAACCTGAACGAGGACATACTGCGCCGCATCTTCCAGAACGCGCCCGTAACCAGCATGGCCAATTACCGCCAAACCATGCAAATGCAGCAGCTCGATCAGCAGCGGCGCATGGGCACGGCTCCCAACCCCTACACCAACAACCCGCTGCTCAACCCGTTCAGCTGGCTGCAACTGATTAATCAGATTAAAAACGGCGAGTTTAAGAAGAAGGATTAG
- a CDS encoding ArsR/SmtB family transcription factor, translating to MRLKHFSVAFGLSLYKAMGDESRVRILHLLWRNQEMCISDLEQVLDFTQTKTSRQLSYLKNAGLVNFRRLDNWIFYFIKDEVVDLLQQQLSYMERDPQLVKDQKTYDTLWSNRELAAYKLQNRYWTGASRT from the coding sequence ATGCGTCTCAAACACTTTTCCGTTGCATTCGGGCTTAGCTTATATAAAGCCATGGGCGACGAATCGCGGGTGCGCATCCTGCATTTGCTCTGGCGCAACCAGGAAATGTGCATTTCCGACCTCGAGCAAGTGCTTGATTTCACCCAAACAAAAACCTCCAGGCAATTATCCTACCTGAAAAATGCGGGCTTGGTGAATTTTCGGCGGCTCGACAATTGGATATTCTACTTCATCAAAGACGAAGTAGTGGACCTGCTGCAGCAGCAGCTCAGCTACATGGAGCGCGACCCGCAACTGGTGAAAGACCAGAAGACCTACGACACGCTTTGGTCAAATCGGGAGTTGGCTGCGTATAAGCTGCAAAACCGTTACTGGACGGGCGCCTCGCGCACCTAG
- a CDS encoding (2Fe-2S) ferredoxin domain-containing protein, whose protein sequence is MKYQHHLFVCTNQKSGVGSDVAKAIKKELKKQDLKSLLVEGQKRKNRVQTVGCLDVCKQCKKGNGAALVVYPEGVWYGNVHPRDAADIVHQHLGEGQAVGRLLIEK, encoded by the coding sequence ATGAAATACCAGCATCACCTCTTCGTTTGCACCAACCAAAAAAGCGGCGTCGGCTCCGACGTGGCCAAGGCTATCAAGAAGGAGCTTAAAAAGCAGGACCTCAAAAGCCTGTTGGTAGAGGGCCAAAAGCGTAAAAACCGGGTGCAAACCGTGGGCTGCCTCGATGTGTGCAAACAGTGCAAAAAGGGCAACGGCGCAGCTTTGGTGGTGTACCCCGAGGGCGTGTGGTACGGCAACGTGCACCCACGCGATGCCGCCGATATTGTGCACCAGCACCTGGGCGAAGGACAGGCCGTGGGCCGGCTCCTCATCGAAAAATAA
- a CDS encoding YjjG family noncanonical pyrimidine nucleotidase, which yields MKSYRHLFFDLDHTLWDFERNADETLRHLYEQHNLGRFGNFTVEEFISRYSEVNHGLWRLYQANKISQQQLRSVRFVRTLAKFDVPEEAVPATISSDFTDLLPQKSAVFPYCYEVLDYLRGRGYELHLITNGFRDVQYVKLASSNLTDYFQEIVTSECSGCLKPDRRIFEHALERSGAKAPESLMVGDNLECDVLGAYNAGIDQVYFNPEKRRHSAEVTYEISCLSELKAIL from the coding sequence GTGAAATCTTACCGCCATTTATTCTTCGACCTTGATCATACGCTGTGGGATTTTGAGCGCAACGCCGATGAAACCCTACGCCACCTCTACGAGCAGCACAACCTAGGGCGCTTTGGCAACTTCACGGTCGAGGAGTTCATCAGCCGCTACAGCGAGGTAAACCACGGCCTGTGGCGCCTCTACCAAGCCAATAAGATTTCGCAGCAGCAGCTGCGCAGCGTGCGGTTTGTGCGCACGTTGGCCAAGTTCGACGTGCCCGAAGAAGCGGTGCCTGCTACCATCAGCAGCGACTTTACCGACCTGCTGCCGCAGAAATCGGCCGTGTTTCCGTACTGCTACGAGGTGCTTGACTACCTGCGCGGCCGCGGTTACGAGCTGCACCTCATCACCAACGGCTTCCGGGATGTGCAGTACGTTAAGCTGGCCTCCTCCAATCTCACCGATTACTTCCAGGAAATCGTCACCTCGGAGTGCAGCGGCTGCCTTAAGCCCGACCGCCGCATTTTCGAGCACGCTTTGGAGCGCAGCGGCGCCAAAGCGCCCGAGTCGCTGATGGTTGGCGACAACCTGGAGTGCGACGTCCTGGGTGCCTACAACGCCGGCATCGATCAGGTGTACTTTAACCCCGAGAAGCGGCGCCACTCGGCCGAGGTGACGTACGAAATCAGCTGCCTGAGCGAGCTGAAAGCAATTTTGTAG
- the pruA gene encoding L-glutamate gamma-semialdehyde dehydrogenase, with amino-acid sequence MANGFFNVPAPKNEPVKGYAPGSPERAELQAMLKALKKQERDIPMYIGGQEVRTGNTQRIAPPHDHQHTLGHFHAGTAEHVQQAIDAALAARPMWAELPWQERAAIFLKAAELLAGPYRARLNAATMLGQSKNAFQAEIDSACELIDFFRFNVHFMQQIYQQQPESAPGMWNRLEHRPLEGFLFALTPFNFTSIAGNLPTAPAMMGNVVVWKPANTQIYSAQVLMELFQEAGVPAGVINLVYVDGPTAGDVIFNHRDFAGIHFTGSTGVFNNIWKTIGQNVGKYRSYPRVVGETGGKDFIIAHESAHPRQVATAITRGAFEFQGQKCSAASRAYIPSNMWDEVRGYVIEDLKSLKMGDVQDFSNFINAVIDEKSFDKLAKYIDNAKQDEGVEIIAGGNYDKSKGYFIEPTIIVAKDPMYVTMCDELFGPVLTLHVYDSQQFEKALKLVDNTSPYALTGAIFAQDRYAIDLATRKLVHAAGNFYINDKPTGAVVGQQPFGGARASGTNDKAGSILNLLRWVSPRTIKETFVPPVDYRYPFLGVDNHEDLNVTGKGGF; translated from the coding sequence ATGGCCAACGGCTTTTTCAACGTACCTGCTCCCAAAAACGAACCTGTAAAAGGCTACGCTCCCGGCTCGCCCGAGCGCGCCGAGCTGCAAGCCATGCTAAAGGCGCTCAAGAAGCAGGAGCGCGATATTCCGATGTACATTGGCGGCCAGGAAGTGCGCACGGGCAACACCCAGCGCATTGCCCCGCCCCACGATCATCAGCACACCCTAGGTCATTTTCACGCCGGCACGGCCGAGCACGTGCAGCAGGCCATTGACGCGGCCCTGGCTGCCCGCCCCATGTGGGCCGAGCTGCCCTGGCAAGAGCGCGCTGCCATCTTCCTGAAAGCCGCTGAGCTGCTGGCTGGCCCCTACCGCGCCCGCCTGAACGCCGCCACCATGCTGGGCCAGAGCAAGAACGCGTTCCAGGCTGAAATCGACTCGGCTTGCGAGCTGATCGACTTCTTCCGGTTCAACGTGCACTTCATGCAGCAGATTTACCAGCAGCAGCCCGAGTCGGCGCCTGGTATGTGGAACCGCCTGGAGCACCGCCCGCTCGAAGGCTTCCTGTTCGCCCTCACGCCGTTCAACTTTACCTCGATTGCCGGCAACCTGCCCACGGCCCCGGCCATGATGGGCAACGTGGTGGTGTGGAAGCCCGCCAACACGCAGATTTACTCGGCGCAGGTGCTGATGGAGCTGTTCCAGGAAGCGGGCGTTCCGGCCGGCGTTATCAACCTGGTGTATGTCGATGGCCCCACGGCTGGCGACGTCATCTTCAACCACCGCGACTTCGCCGGCATCCACTTCACCGGCTCGACGGGTGTTTTCAACAACATCTGGAAAACCATCGGGCAGAACGTGGGCAAGTACCGCTCGTACCCCCGCGTGGTGGGCGAAACCGGCGGCAAAGACTTTATCATTGCCCACGAGTCGGCGCACCCGCGCCAGGTAGCTACGGCCATTACCCGCGGCGCTTTCGAGTTCCAAGGCCAGAAGTGCTCGGCGGCTTCGCGCGCTTACATCCCCAGCAACATGTGGGATGAAGTGCGTGGCTACGTTATCGAAGATCTGAAGTCGCTCAAGATGGGCGACGTGCAGGACTTCTCGAACTTCATCAACGCCGTTATCGACGAGAAATCGTTCGATAAGCTGGCCAAGTACATCGACAACGCCAAGCAGGACGAAGGCGTCGAAATCATTGCCGGCGGCAACTACGACAAGTCAAAGGGCTACTTCATCGAGCCCACCATCATCGTAGCCAAAGACCCGATGTACGTGACGATGTGCGACGAGCTGTTTGGCCCCGTGCTGACGCTGCACGTGTACGATTCGCAGCAGTTCGAAAAGGCATTGAAACTGGTAGATAACACCTCGCCCTACGCCCTCACCGGCGCCATCTTCGCCCAAGACCGCTACGCCATCGACTTGGCTACGCGCAAGCTGGTGCACGCGGCCGGCAACTTCTACATCAACGACAAACCCACCGGCGCCGTGGTCGGCCAGCAGCCCTTCGGCGGCGCCCGCGCCTCCGGCACCAACGACAAAGCCGGTTCTATCCTGAACCTGCTGCGCTGGGTGTCGCCGCGCACCATCAAGGAGACCTTCGTGCCACCCGTTGATTACCGCTACCCGTTCCTGGGTGTCGACAACCACGAAGACCTGAACGTTACCGGCAAAGGAGGTTTTTAA
- a CDS encoding NADH-quinone oxidoreductase subunit A gives MPFPQQQLPVSMLLATTAAYQPADYVPILIQLGLALAFVAFSMIASHLIGPKRHSKVKDASFECGIESVGNARTPISVKYFLTAILFVLFDVEVIFMYPWAVNFRELGLAGFVTMLLFMTLLLAGFFYIIKKGILKWQQ, from the coding sequence ATGCCATTTCCTCAACAGCAACTACCTGTTTCCATGCTGTTAGCTACCACTGCTGCGTACCAACCGGCCGATTACGTGCCGATTCTGATTCAACTAGGCCTCGCACTGGCCTTTGTGGCGTTTTCGATGATTGCCTCGCACCTCATCGGGCCCAAGCGTCATTCCAAAGTGAAGGATGCCTCCTTCGAGTGCGGCATCGAGTCGGTGGGCAACGCCCGTACGCCTATCTCGGTGAAATACTTCCTGACGGCTATCCTCTTCGTGCTCTTCGACGTGGAAGTCATCTTCATGTACCCGTGGGCAGTCAACTTCCGCGAGCTGGGCCTTGCCGGCTTCGTCACGATGCTGCTGTTCATGACATTGCTGCTTGCCGGCTTCTTCTACATCATCAAGAAGGGCATTCTCAAGTGGCAGCAGTAA
- a CDS encoding NADH-quinone oxidoreductase subunit B — protein MSDNRVPEIKTVAAPDGIEGAGFFATSLEKVVGIARANSLWPLPFATSCCGIEFMATMGSHYDISRFGSERPSFSPRQADLLMVMGTIAKKMAPIVKQVYEQMAEPRWVLAMGACASSGGIFDSYSVLQGIDRIIPVDVYVPGCPPRPEQVLEGLMRVQELAKNESLRRRNSPEYQALLASYNIK, from the coding sequence ATGAGTGATAACCGTGTTCCTGAAATTAAGACGGTAGCCGCCCCCGATGGCATCGAGGGCGCCGGCTTTTTTGCTACCTCGCTCGAGAAAGTAGTGGGCATCGCCCGCGCCAACTCGTTGTGGCCCCTACCCTTTGCTACCTCGTGCTGCGGCATCGAGTTCATGGCAACCATGGGCTCGCACTACGATATTTCGCGCTTCGGCTCGGAACGTCCGTCGTTCTCGCCGCGCCAGGCCGACCTGCTGATGGTAATGGGCACCATTGCCAAGAAGATGGCCCCCATCGTGAAGCAAGTGTACGAGCAAATGGCCGAGCCCCGCTGGGTACTGGCCATGGGCGCCTGCGCTTCGTCGGGCGGTATTTTCGACAGCTACTCGGTGCTGCAAGGTATCGACCGCATCATTCCGGTTGACGTGTACGTGCCCGGCTGCCCGCCCCGCCCCGAGCAGGTGCTGGAAGGCCTGATGCGCGTGCAGGAACTGGCCAAAAACGAGTCGCTCCGCCGCCGCAACTCGCCGGAGTACCAGGCCCTGCTGGCGTCTTACAACATTAAGTAG
- a CDS encoding NADH-quinone oxidoreductase subunit C — protein sequence MNQLNTSPAAQQKAADYVKAHAAISNEQILARLQELFGADTFSDVEEPYGMLTATVSRERIHEIIDVLHGEEQLQLNFLTTMCGMHWPDKVGQELGVVYQLHSLVNNIRLRLKIFFPIQDPVVPTLTDVYATANWMEREAYDFYGIIFTGHPNLIRILNVEDMDYHPLRKEYPLEDGTREDKTDLFFGR from the coding sequence ATGAACCAACTCAATACCTCGCCGGCCGCCCAGCAAAAAGCTGCCGACTACGTTAAGGCCCACGCTGCCATCAGCAACGAGCAAATCTTGGCTCGCCTGCAGGAGCTTTTTGGCGCCGACACGTTCTCGGATGTGGAAGAGCCCTATGGCATGCTTACCGCTACGGTATCGCGCGAACGGATTCACGAAATCATCGACGTGCTGCACGGCGAGGAGCAGCTGCAGCTCAACTTCCTGACGACCATGTGCGGCATGCACTGGCCCGACAAAGTTGGCCAGGAGCTTGGCGTGGTGTACCAGCTGCACAGCTTGGTGAATAACATCCGGCTACGCTTAAAAATTTTCTTCCCCATTCAGGACCCGGTGGTACCCACCCTCACGGATGTGTACGCCACTGCCAACTGGATGGAGCGCGAAGCCTACGATTTCTACGGCATCATCTTCACGGGCCACCCCAATCTTATCCGCATTCTGAATGTGGAGGACATGGACTACCACCCGCTGCGCAAGGAGTACCCGCTCGAAGACGGCACCCGCGAAGACAAAACCGACCTTTTCTTCGGCCGATAA
- a CDS encoding NADH-quinone oxidoreductase subunit D: MVQKTEDFGQDLTTLNLGPTHPATHGIFQNILQMDGEKIVSGVPTIGYIHRAFEKIAERRPFYQITPLTDRMNYCSSPINNMGWHMTVEKLLGIEVPKRAQYMRVIMMELARIADHLICNGILGVDTGAFSGFLYLFEEREKIYEIYEEVCGSRLTTNMGRVGGMERDFSEVAILKLRKWMKEFPTVMKEFQNLFDRNRIFMDRTINVGPISAERALNYGFTGPNLRAAGVDYDVRVMNPYSSYEDFEFEIPVGTNGDTYDRYLIRNEEIWQSYRIIEQALAKLPDGPYHADAPHYYLPPKTEVYRNMEALIYHFKIIMGEIDAPVGEVYHSVEGGNGELGFYLVSDGGRTPYRLHFRRPCYIYYQAYPEMVVGSTLSDAIITLSSMNVIAGELDA; this comes from the coding sequence ATGGTCCAGAAAACCGAAGACTTCGGCCAGGACCTTACCACGCTGAACCTAGGCCCCACGCACCCGGCCACGCACGGCATCTTCCAGAACATCCTGCAAATGGATGGCGAGAAGATCGTGTCGGGCGTGCCGACGATTGGCTATATCCACCGGGCATTCGAAAAGATTGCCGAGCGGCGCCCCTTCTATCAGATTACGCCGCTGACGGACCGGATGAACTATTGCTCCAGCCCCATCAACAACATGGGCTGGCACATGACGGTGGAAAAGCTGCTGGGCATTGAGGTGCCTAAGCGCGCCCAGTACATGCGCGTAATCATGATGGAGCTGGCGCGTATCGCCGACCACCTCATTTGCAACGGCATCTTGGGCGTAGATACCGGTGCATTCTCGGGCTTCCTCTACCTGTTCGAGGAGCGCGAAAAGATTTACGAAATCTACGAGGAGGTGTGCGGCTCGCGCCTCACTACCAACATGGGCCGCGTGGGCGGCATGGAGCGCGACTTCTCGGAAGTGGCCATCCTGAAGCTGCGCAAGTGGATGAAGGAGTTCCCGACCGTAATGAAGGAATTCCAGAACCTGTTCGACCGCAACCGCATCTTCATGGACCGCACCATCAACGTGGGTCCGATTTCGGCGGAGCGTGCTCTGAACTACGGCTTCACCGGCCCGAACCTGCGTGCGGCCGGCGTCGATTACGACGTGCGGGTGATGAACCCCTACTCGTCGTACGAAGACTTCGAGTTCGAAATTCCGGTGGGCACCAACGGCGACACCTACGACCGTTACCTCATCCGTAACGAGGAAATCTGGCAGAGCTACCGCATCATCGAGCAGGCGTTGGCCAAGCTCCCCGATGGCCCCTACCACGCCGATGCGCCGCATTACTACCTGCCGCCCAAAACGGAGGTGTACCGCAACATGGAGGCCCTGATTTACCACTTCAAGATCATCATGGGCGAAATCGACGCTCCGGTGGGTGAAGTGTATCACTCCGTGGAAGGCGGCAACGGCGAACTGGGCTTTTACCTGGTGTCGGACGGTGGGCGCACCCCGTACCGCCTGCACTTCCGCCGGCCCTGCTACATCTACTACCAGGCTTACCCCGAAATGGTGGTAGGCTCGACTCTCTCCGACGCCATTATTACCCTGAGCTCCATGAACGTCATTGCTGGCGAACTGGACGCTTAA
- a CDS encoding nucleotidyltransferase family protein, which yields MHLTEQEIQKIREFFRTQPVRKAYLFGSYARGEADEKSDVDLLVEIDYDRLVSALDVFLWHEYLAEILGKKVDVVTGAKPGSRFRNNIASDLHPIYEQAA from the coding sequence ATGCACCTCACCGAGCAGGAAATCCAGAAAATCAGGGAGTTCTTCCGCACTCAGCCCGTGCGCAAGGCTTACCTGTTTGGCTCGTATGCCCGCGGTGAGGCCGACGAAAAAAGCGACGTAGATTTGCTGGTCGAAATCGACTACGACCGGCTGGTAAGTGCCCTCGACGTGTTCTTGTGGCACGAGTATCTGGCCGAAATCCTAGGTAAGAAAGTAGATGTGGTAACGGGTGCCAAGCCTGGCAGCCGTTTCCGCAATAACATCGCGTCCGATCTGCATCCTATCTATGAGCAAGCTGCCTAA
- a CDS encoding HepT-like ribonuclease domain-containing protein, producing the protein MSKLPNDRLRLEHMLAAAEQALGAYEALPGHRLPDGDYRFFAFVKLVEIIGEAASKLTPELRQRHPGIEWKRIIGMRHILVHDYDNIDEALLWRVVQQELPTLRRHLQEILATSAA; encoded by the coding sequence ATGAGCAAGCTGCCTAACGATAGACTCCGTCTGGAGCATATGCTGGCAGCCGCTGAACAGGCCCTAGGGGCTTACGAGGCGTTGCCCGGACACCGGCTGCCCGATGGTGACTACCGCTTTTTCGCTTTTGTGAAGCTGGTAGAGATTATCGGCGAAGCGGCCAGCAAGCTTACCCCGGAGCTGCGTCAGCGGCATCCGGGCATCGAGTGGAAGCGCATCATCGGTATGCGTCATATTTTGGTTCACGACTACGACAATATCGACGAGGCGCTGCTGTGGCGCGTCGTTCAGCAGGAACTGCCCACGTTACGCAGGCACCTGCAAGAAATACTAGCCACGTCTGCGGCATGA
- the nuoE gene encoding NADH-quinone oxidoreductase subunit NuoE family protein — protein sequence MNTPETTAQKPQFSPAAQAEIARLLTHYPAERKKSALLPLLHIAQAEFGGWVSPEVQDLVAETLGLKPIEVYEVSSFYTMFNLKPVGKHVLEICRTGPCMLRGSDELTANLERITGAKVGETSPDGLFTLKEVECLAACGTAPIVQVREKYYEQLDTPEAVDAMLNELRNMVHRPLLPWEQTGLQHTQQ from the coding sequence ATGAATACTCCCGAAACAACTGCTCAGAAACCGCAATTTTCCCCGGCCGCCCAGGCTGAAATTGCTCGTCTGCTGACTCATTACCCCGCCGAACGCAAAAAGTCGGCCCTGCTGCCGCTGCTGCACATTGCGCAGGCCGAGTTTGGCGGCTGGGTAAGCCCCGAGGTACAAGACCTAGTGGCCGAAACCCTAGGTCTGAAGCCCATCGAGGTTTACGAGGTTTCCTCGTTTTACACGATGTTCAACCTGAAGCCGGTAGGCAAGCACGTGCTGGAAATTTGTCGCACGGGCCCCTGCATGCTGCGCGGCTCCGACGAGCTGACGGCCAACCTGGAGCGCATCACCGGCGCCAAAGTCGGTGAAACCTCGCCCGATGGCCTGTTCACCCTGAAAGAAGTGGAATGCCTGGCCGCTTGTGGCACTGCCCCCATCGTGCAGGTGCGCGAGAAGTACTACGAGCAGCTCGATACGCCCGAAGCCGTTGACGCCATGCTCAACGAGTTACGCAACATGGTGCACCGCCCCCTGCTCCCGTGGGAGCAAACCGGCCTGCAGCACACGCAACAATAA
- the nuoF gene encoding NADH-quinone oxidoreductase subunit NuoF, producing the protein MGRKLLTEYINVPGIDTFEVYRQHGGYRSVEKALKTMTPDEVVEEVKKSGLRGRGGAGFPTGMKWSFLAKPEGVPRHLVCNADESEPGTFKDRHLMSRLPHLLIEGMITSSYALGANTSYIYIRGELLYVLRILEKAIAEAYANGFLGKNILGSGYDLDLHVHPGGGAYICGEETALLESLEGKRGNPRNKPPFPAVQGLYARPTVVNNVESIAAVVPIINDGGDEYAKLGVGKSTGTKLISACGHLNKPGIYEIELGVPVEEFIYSDEYCGGIWKGRDLKAVVAGGSSVPILPKELILKTAAGENRLMTYESLSDGGFVTGTMLGSGGFIAMDETTCIVRNTWNFSRFYHHESCGQCSPCREGTGWLEKVLHRLEHGHGNMHDIDLIVSVAKQIEGNTICPLGEAAAWPVAAAVRHFRHEFEWHVTHREEAARPGAVYPGKAVLV; encoded by the coding sequence ATGGGCCGCAAGCTACTGACCGAATATATTAACGTCCCGGGCATCGACACCTTCGAGGTATACCGCCAACACGGCGGCTACCGCTCGGTGGAGAAGGCGCTGAAGACGATGACGCCCGACGAGGTGGTGGAAGAAGTGAAGAAGTCGGGCCTGCGTGGCCGCGGCGGCGCTGGCTTCCCCACGGGCATGAAGTGGAGCTTCCTGGCTAAGCCAGAAGGGGTTCCGCGCCACTTGGTGTGCAACGCCGACGAATCGGAGCCCGGTACCTTTAAGGACCGCCACCTGATGTCGCGCCTGCCGCACTTGCTCATCGAGGGCATGATTACGAGCTCGTACGCCCTAGGTGCGAACACCTCGTACATCTACATTCGCGGCGAGCTGTTGTACGTGCTGCGCATTCTGGAGAAAGCCATTGCCGAGGCCTACGCCAACGGCTTCCTAGGTAAGAACATCCTAGGCTCGGGCTACGACCTCGACTTGCACGTGCACCCCGGCGGCGGCGCCTACATCTGCGGCGAAGAAACCGCTTTGCTCGAGTCGCTGGAAGGCAAGCGTGGCAACCCGCGCAACAAGCCGCCATTCCCGGCTGTGCAGGGCCTCTACGCCCGCCCCACGGTGGTAAACAACGTGGAGTCGATTGCGGCCGTGGTGCCCATCATCAACGATGGTGGCGACGAGTACGCCAAGCTGGGCGTTGGCAAGAGCACCGGCACCAAGCTGATTTCGGCTTGTGGCCACTTGAACAAGCCGGGCATCTACGAAATTGAGCTCGGCGTGCCCGTGGAGGAATTTATCTACTCCGACGAGTACTGCGGCGGCATCTGGAAAGGGCGTGACCTAAAGGCTGTAGTGGCCGGCGGCTCGTCGGTGCCGATTCTGCCCAAAGAGCTGATTCTGAAGACTGCAGCCGGTGAAAACCGTCTGATGACTTATGAGTCGCTTTCGGACGGTGGTTTCGTAACGGGCACCATGCTCGGCTCGGGTGGCTTCATTGCCATGGACGAGACGACCTGCATCGTGCGCAACACCTGGAACTTTTCGCGCTTCTACCACCACGAGTCGTGCGGGCAATGCTCGCCGTGCCGCGAGGGTACGGGCTGGCTGGAAAAGGTGCTGCACCGCCTCGAGCACGGCCACGGCAACATGCACGACATCGACCTGATCGTGAGCGTGGCTAAGCAGATCGAGGGCAATACCATTTGCCCCCTAGGTGAAGCTGCGGCTTGGCCGGTTGCAGCAGCAGTGCGCCACTTCCGCCACGAGTTCGAGTGGCACGTGACGCACCGCGAAGAGGCTGCTCGCCCCGGCGCCGTGTACCCCGGCAAAGCCGTACTGGTTTAA
- a CDS encoding 2Fe-2S iron-sulfur cluster-binding protein produces MAKITFDGIEIEVPDGTTIMNAARKIGGDIVPPAMCYYTPLKGTGGKCRACLVKVTAGSAKDPRPMPKLVPSCITTVQDGMVVENTTNQQVLDVRKGIVEMLLINHPLDCPVCDQAGECDLQNFAFEHGMATTRYEEERRTFEKIDIGPYIQLHMTRCILCYRCVYTADQLTEQRVHGVLGRGDAAEIGTYIDNIIDQEFSGNVIDVCPVGALTDKTFRFKQRVWFTKPVNAHRNCENPKCSGNVVLWYKGKDVLRVTARKDEYGEVKEWICNTCRFEKKETSDWTIEGPTHIDRSSVISANHYELPVVNPQVIADMPESTIRDLEQNPPLKLGR; encoded by the coding sequence ATGGCTAAAATAACCTTCGACGGCATCGAGATAGAAGTACCAGACGGTACCACTATCATGAATGCAGCCCGCAAAATCGGGGGCGACATTGTGCCGCCGGCTATGTGCTACTACACCCCGCTGAAAGGCACGGGCGGCAAATGCCGCGCCTGCCTGGTGAAGGTGACGGCCGGCTCGGCCAAGGACCCGCGCCCCATGCCCAAGCTGGTGCCTTCGTGCATCACGACGGTGCAAGACGGCATGGTGGTGGAAAACACCACCAACCAGCAGGTGCTCGACGTGCGCAAGGGCATTGTGGAAATGCTGCTGATTAACCACCCGCTCGATTGCCCCGTGTGCGACCAGGCCGGTGAGTGCGACCTGCAGAACTTTGCCTTTGAGCACGGCATGGCCACCACCCGCTACGAGGAGGAGCGCCGCACGTTCGAGAAAATCGACATCGGCCCTTACATCCAGCTGCACATGACGCGTTGCATCCTGTGCTACCGCTGTGTGTACACGGCCGATCAGCTGACCGAGCAGCGCGTGCACGGTGTCCTGGGACGGGGCGACGCGGCCGAAATCGGCACGTACATCGACAACATCATCGACCAGGAGTTCTCCGGCAACGTGATTGACGTGTGCCCGGTAGGCGCCCTGACCGACAAGACCTTCCGCTTCAAGCAGCGTGTGTGGTTTACCAAGCCGGTGAATGCCCACCGCAACTGCGAAAACCCGAAGTGCTCGGGCAACGTGGTGCTGTGGTACAAAGGCAAAGACGTACTGCGCGTAACCGCTCGCAAAGACGAGTACGGCGAGGTGAAGGAGTGGATTTGCAACACCTGCCGCTTCGAGAAGAAAGAAACCAGCGACTGGACGATTGAGGGCCCGACCCACATCGACCGTTCGTCGGTTATCTCGGCCAACCACTACGAGCTGCCGGTGGTGAACCCGCAAGTCATTGCCGACATGCCGGAAAGCACTATTCGTGACCTGGAACAGAACCCGCCTCTGAAATTAGGCAGATAA